One Elusimicrobiota bacterium genomic region harbors:
- a CDS encoding four helix bundle protein: MFNFEKLIVWQKAVKFSDEIYEMTKRFPKEEIFGITSQLRRASISIALNIDEGAGRKSKKEFSHFLAMAYGSLCEVITILKICLSRKYIDEKIYVKFYTDGEEIARMISSISKR, from the coding sequence ATGTTTAATTTTGAGAAATTAATAGTTTGGCAAAAAGCAGTAAAATTTAGTGATGAAATATATGAAATGACAAAAAGATTCCCAAAAGAAGAAATTTTTGGAATTACAAGCCAATTACGACGAGCAAGTATATCTATTGCATTAAATATCGATGAAGGGGCAGGTAGAAAATCAAAAAAAGAATTTTCTCATTTTTTAGCTATGGCTTATGGCTCTCTATGTGAGGTTATTACAATATTGAAAATATGTTTGAGCAGAAAATATATTGATGAAAAGATATACGTGAAATTTTATACTGATGGTGAAGAAATTGCCCGTATGATAAGCAGTATCTCTAAACGCTAA